One window from the genome of Variovorax sp. PAMC26660 encodes:
- the rutC gene encoding pyrimidine utilization protein C, with protein MPKQAIIPPGTGVPLAPYVPGTLADGVLYVSGTLPFDKDNNVVHVGDAAAQARHVLTTIQGVVEAAGGTMDDVTFNQIMLKDWADYAKINAVYADFFPGTKPARYCIQCGLVKPDALIEIASIAHIGNKA; from the coding sequence ATGCCCAAGCAAGCCATCATCCCGCCCGGCACCGGCGTGCCGCTCGCCCCTTACGTCCCCGGCACGCTCGCCGACGGCGTGCTCTACGTCTCGGGCACGCTGCCCTTCGACAAGGACAACAACGTGGTCCATGTCGGCGACGCCGCCGCGCAAGCGCGGCACGTGCTCACCACCATCCAGGGCGTGGTCGAAGCCGCCGGCGGCACCATGGACGACGTGACCTTCAACCAGATCATGCTCAAGGACTGGGCCGACTACGCGAAGATCAACGCGGTGTATGCCGACTTCTTTCCCGGCACCAAGCCCGCGCGCTATTGCATCCAGTGCGGCCTCGTGAAGCCCGATGCGCTGATCGAGATTGCCTCGATCGCCCACATCGGCAACAAGGCCTGA
- the rutD gene encoding pyrimidine utilization protein D has protein sequence MTALHYEVHGPSDAAATVLLSSGLGGSAGFWQPQLGTLVDAGYRVVAYDQRGTGRSPAALPEAYAIADMARDVIEILDATNTAQCHFIGHALGGLVGLQLALDALQRIASLVLINAWSKPNPHSTRCFDARLTLLSASGPRAYVEAQPIFLYPAAWCAEHAQRVADEVDHAFAHFPGETNMRARIAALRAFDIDARLADIAAPTLVAAAKDDVLVPWTCSQRLADGLRDVTLDFMPHGGHAHSVTEANAFNRSLLDFLSRVSAPAQSTVPA, from the coding sequence ATGACCGCGCTGCACTACGAGGTGCACGGGCCGTCCGATGCAGCGGCCACCGTGCTGCTGTCATCCGGCCTCGGCGGCTCGGCCGGTTTCTGGCAGCCGCAACTCGGCACGCTGGTCGACGCGGGCTACCGCGTCGTCGCGTACGACCAGCGCGGCACGGGCCGCAGCCCCGCCGCATTGCCCGAGGCCTATGCGATTGCCGACATGGCGCGCGATGTGATTGAAATACTCGACGCCACGAACACCGCGCAGTGCCACTTCATCGGTCATGCGCTCGGTGGACTGGTCGGCCTGCAGCTCGCACTCGATGCGCTCCAACGCATTGCCAGTCTGGTGCTCATCAACGCATGGTCGAAGCCCAACCCGCATTCGACGCGCTGCTTCGATGCGCGGCTCACGCTGCTGAGCGCCAGCGGCCCGCGTGCTTACGTGGAAGCGCAGCCGATCTTTCTGTACCCCGCCGCGTGGTGTGCCGAACACGCGCAACGCGTGGCCGATGAAGTCGACCACGCCTTCGCGCATTTCCCCGGCGAGACCAACATGCGCGCGCGCATCGCCGCGCTGCGCGCCTTCGATATCGACGCGCGCCTGGCCGACATCGCCGCCCCCACGCTGGTCGCCGCCGCCAAGGACGACGTGCTCGTGCCCTGGACCTGCTCGCAGCGCCTGGCCGATGGCCTGCGCGACGTGACGCTCGACTTCATGCCGCACGGCGGCCATGCGCACAGCGTGACCGAGGCCAACGCCTTCAACCGCAGCCTGCTCGACTTTCTCTCGCGGGTCAGCGCACCCGCCCAATCCACAGTCCCCGCATGA
- a CDS encoding malonic semialdehyde reductase produces MTTTSTLDDAALSLLFTGARSHNGWTDEPVSDAQLQQIYALASLGPTSANCSPARFVFVRTPEGKQRLAPALSKGNLDKTMTAPVTVIAAWDRKFYDKLPTLFPHADARSWFTGSPEAAHETAFRNASLQAGYLLLAARAVGLDAGPMSGFDKSKVDAAFFEGTDWSVNFLINLGHGDASKVFSRLPRLPFDEACLLA; encoded by the coding sequence ATGACCACCACATCCACGCTCGACGACGCAGCCCTGTCGCTTCTTTTCACCGGCGCGCGCAGCCACAACGGCTGGACCGACGAACCGGTGTCCGACGCGCAACTGCAGCAGATCTACGCGCTGGCCAGCCTCGGCCCGACCTCGGCCAACTGCTCGCCCGCGCGCTTCGTGTTCGTGCGAACGCCCGAAGGCAAGCAACGCCTTGCGCCCGCACTGTCGAAGGGCAACCTCGACAAGACCATGACGGCGCCGGTCACCGTGATCGCCGCATGGGACCGCAAGTTCTACGACAAGCTGCCCACGCTGTTTCCGCATGCCGATGCGCGCAGCTGGTTCACCGGCAGTCCCGAGGCCGCACACGAGACCGCCTTTCGCAATGCCAGCCTGCAGGCCGGCTACCTGCTGCTCGCGGCGCGCGCCGTGGGCCTGGACGCCGGCCCGATGTCGGGCTTCGACAAGTCGAAGGTCGATGCCGCCTTCTTCGAGGGCACCGACTGGAGCGTCAACTTCCTCATCAACCTCGGCCACGGCGATGCGTCGAAGGTGTTCAGCCGCCTGCCGCGGTTGCCCTTCGACGAAGCCTGCCTGCTGGCCTGA
- the rutA gene encoding pyrimidine utilization protein A, translating to MNVGIFIPIGNNGWLLSENAPQYKPSFELNKEITLKAERYGVDFALSMIKLRGFGGKTEFWDHNLESFTLMAGLAAVTSKIKLFATAASLVMPPAIVARMGSTIDSISNGRFGLNLVTGWQRPEYSQMGMWPGDQFFSTRYQYLSEYIQVLRDLWGTGQSDFKGDHFQMDDCRLSPQPQADMKVICAGQSDSGMEFSAKYADYNFCFGKGVNTPKAFAPAAEKLIEATRKTGRHVTTYVLMMVIADETDEAARAKWEHYKAGADHEAIAWLGQQGAADTKSGADTNVRQMADPTSAVNINMGTLVGSYETVARLLDEVAEVPGTEGVLLTFDDFVQGVEAFGERIQPLMKSRAHVQSPVPSQVEPERLAA from the coding sequence ATGAACGTCGGCATCTTCATTCCCATCGGCAACAACGGCTGGCTGCTTTCCGAAAATGCGCCGCAGTACAAGCCCAGTTTCGAGCTCAACAAAGAGATCACGCTGAAGGCCGAGCGCTACGGCGTCGACTTCGCGCTGTCGATGATCAAGCTGCGCGGCTTCGGCGGCAAGACCGAGTTCTGGGACCACAACCTCGAGTCCTTCACGCTCATGGCCGGCCTTGCCGCTGTCACCAGCAAGATCAAGCTGTTCGCCACGGCCGCTTCGCTGGTGATGCCGCCGGCCATCGTCGCGCGCATGGGCTCGACCATCGACTCGATCTCCAACGGCCGCTTCGGCCTGAACCTCGTCACCGGCTGGCAGCGGCCCGAGTACTCGCAGATGGGCATGTGGCCCGGCGACCAGTTCTTCAGCACGCGCTACCAGTACCTGTCCGAATACATCCAGGTGCTGCGCGATCTCTGGGGCACCGGCCAGTCCGACTTCAAGGGCGACCACTTCCAGATGGACGACTGCCGCCTGAGCCCGCAGCCGCAGGCCGACATGAAGGTGATCTGCGCCGGCCAGAGCGATTCGGGCATGGAGTTTTCTGCCAAGTACGCCGACTACAACTTCTGCTTCGGCAAGGGCGTGAACACGCCGAAGGCCTTCGCGCCCGCGGCTGAAAAGCTCATCGAGGCCACGCGCAAGACCGGCCGCCACGTCACCACCTACGTGCTGATGATGGTGATCGCCGATGAAACCGACGAGGCCGCGCGCGCCAAGTGGGAGCACTACAAGGCCGGCGCCGACCATGAAGCCATCGCCTGGCTGGGCCAGCAGGGCGCGGCCGATACCAAGTCCGGCGCCGACACCAACGTGCGCCAGATGGCCGACCCGACCTCGGCCGTGAACATCAACATGGGCACGCTCGTGGGCTCGTATGAAACCGTCGCGCGCCTGCTCGACGAAGTGGCCGAGGTGCCCGGCACCGAAGGCGTGCTGCTGACCTTCGATGACTTCGTGCAGGGCGTCGAAGCCTTCGGCGAGCGCATCCAGCCGCTGATGAAAAGCCGTGCGCATGTGCAAAGCCCCGTGCCGTCGCAGGTCGAGCCCGAGCGCCTGGCCGCCTGA
- a CDS encoding YheT family hydrolase: protein MDYAAPRWLPGGNLQTIWAALYARRFDGPAPVYRRERWTAPDGDFVDVDFVDAPASVAKPPLLVLFHGLEGSSRSHYAEAFAAFAASRGMAFAVPHFRGCSGEMNLAPRAYHSGDFEEIGWILVRMREQHALAGGGSVLAAGVSLGGNALMRWASEAGDTAARVVSAVASVCAPLDLAAGGDAIGRGFNRLVYTRMFLATMKPKALAKLAQFPGLFDRDRLLAARDLYTFDDVFTAPLHGFRDTEDYWARGSAKPHLNRIRVPALVVNARNDPFIPASSLPRPGEVGAHVTLWQPVQGGHVGFPMGMPPGHVQGMPERVGAWLQVHGGALADDAGVQPARE from the coding sequence ATGGATTACGCGGCGCCGCGCTGGCTGCCCGGTGGCAACCTGCAGACGATCTGGGCTGCGCTCTATGCGCGGCGTTTCGACGGGCCGGCGCCGGTCTACCGCCGTGAGCGCTGGACCGCGCCCGATGGTGATTTCGTCGATGTGGATTTCGTCGACGCGCCCGCTTCGGTGGCCAAGCCGCCGCTGCTGGTGCTGTTCCATGGGCTCGAAGGCTCTTCGCGCAGCCACTACGCCGAAGCCTTCGCGGCTTTCGCTGCGTCGCGTGGCATGGCATTCGCGGTGCCGCATTTCCGTGGTTGCAGCGGCGAGATGAACCTGGCGCCGCGTGCTTACCACTCGGGCGACTTCGAGGAAATCGGCTGGATCCTGGTGCGCATGCGCGAGCAGCACGCGCTGGCCGGTGGCGGGTCGGTGCTGGCGGCAGGCGTGTCGCTCGGCGGCAATGCGCTGATGCGCTGGGCCAGCGAAGCCGGCGACACCGCGGCCCGCGTGGTGAGCGCGGTGGCCTCGGTGTGCGCGCCGCTCGATCTTGCGGCGGGCGGCGACGCCATCGGCAGGGGCTTCAACCGGCTGGTCTACACGCGGATGTTTCTCGCGACCATGAAGCCCAAGGCGCTGGCCAAGCTGGCGCAGTTCCCGGGGCTGTTCGACCGTGACCGGCTGCTGGCGGCGCGCGACCTCTACACCTTCGACGACGTGTTCACCGCGCCGCTGCACGGCTTTCGCGACACCGAGGACTACTGGGCCCGGGGCTCGGCCAAGCCGCACCTGAACCGCATCCGCGTGCCCGCGCTGGTGGTGAATGCCCGCAACGACCCGTTCATTCCCGCAAGCAGCCTGCCGCGCCCCGGCGAGGTCGGCGCGCATGTCACGCTGTGGCAGCCCGTGCAGGGCGGTCATGTGGGCTTTCCGATGGGGATGCCGCCGGGGCACGTGCAGGGAATGCCGGAACGGGTCGGCGCCTGGCTGCAGGTGCATGGCGGCGCATTGGCTGACGACGCGGGCGTGCAGCCGGCGCGAGAATGA
- a CDS encoding efflux transporter outer membrane subunit, which yields MTKKLIPTALAAAMLLAGCSLIPTYERPAAPVPTTYPGDPAQPGGQASAALPWQDFFADPRLAGLIQTALANNRDLRVSVLNIEQARAQFQIERSSLFPALGLTGSGSRSSPNSLQGVEGMGSVASQYSVNFGFTAWELDFFGRIRALKDQALSQYLATEETRKAVQISLIASVANGWLTLLADDELLELTRQTMVTRDESVRLTKMRFDNGVSSELDFQAANSLAETARAAYAQQQRARMQDENALALLLGAPVPAEATAGGANGLEGIKPMPDVPAGLPSDLLAERPDIRAAEQQLIAANANIGAARANFFPRVSLTSGIGTASTEFSGLFDRGSKAWSFAPTVTLPIFDAGRNFATLNSAKAGREIAVAQYEKSVQTAFREVADALAGRATLGEEVRAQRAQATAEGVRFKLSDLRYRNGIASALDLLDAQRSLFTAQQLAINARLLQLQNQVTLYKTLGGGWATRDKG from the coding sequence ATGACTAAGAAACTGATTCCCACAGCCCTGGCAGCCGCAATGCTGCTAGCCGGCTGCTCGCTGATCCCGACCTACGAGCGCCCCGCCGCGCCGGTGCCGACCACCTACCCGGGTGACCCGGCGCAACCGGGCGGCCAGGCTTCGGCCGCCCTGCCCTGGCAGGACTTCTTTGCCGACCCGCGGCTGGCGGGCCTGATCCAGACCGCGCTGGCGAACAACCGCGACCTGCGTGTGTCGGTGCTCAACATCGAGCAGGCGCGCGCACAGTTCCAGATCGAGCGCTCCAGCCTGTTCCCGGCGCTGGGCCTGACGGGCAGCGGTTCGCGTTCGAGCCCCAACTCGCTGCAGGGCGTCGAGGGCATGGGCAGCGTGGCATCGCAGTACAGCGTCAACTTCGGCTTCACGGCCTGGGAGCTGGACTTCTTCGGTCGCATCCGCGCACTGAAGGACCAGGCGCTGTCGCAGTACCTTGCCACCGAAGAAACGCGCAAGGCCGTGCAGATCAGCCTGATCGCGTCGGTCGCCAACGGCTGGCTCACGCTGCTGGCGGACGACGAGCTGCTCGAACTCACGCGCCAGACGATGGTCACGCGCGACGAGTCGGTGCGCCTGACCAAGATGCGCTTCGACAACGGCGTGTCGTCGGAACTGGACTTCCAGGCCGCGAACTCGCTCGCCGAAACGGCGCGTGCCGCCTATGCGCAGCAACAGCGCGCCCGCATGCAGGACGAGAACGCACTGGCGCTGCTGCTGGGCGCTCCGGTGCCGGCCGAAGCCACCGCAGGCGGCGCCAATGGCCTGGAAGGCATCAAGCCCATGCCCGACGTGCCGGCCGGCCTGCCCTCGGACCTGCTGGCCGAGCGGCCGGACATCCGCGCGGCCGAGCAGCAGCTGATTGCGGCCAATGCCAACATCGGCGCGGCGCGGGCGAACTTCTTCCCGCGCGTGTCGCTGACGAGCGGCATCGGCACTGCCAGCACCGAGTTTTCGGGCCTGTTCGATCGCGGCTCCAAGGCGTGGTCTTTCGCGCCCACGGTCACGCTGCCGATCTTCGATGCGGGTCGCAACTTCGCGACGCTCAACTCGGCGAAGGCCGGACGCGAGATCGCCGTGGCGCAGTACGAGAAGTCGGTTCAGACCGCATTCCGCGAGGTGGCGGATGCACTGGCAGGCCGCGCCACGCTGGGCGAAGAGGTGCGGGCACAGCGCGCACAGGCCACCGCGGAAGGGGTGCGCTTCAAGCTGTCGGACCTGCGCTATCGCAACGGCATTGCGAGCGCGCTCGACCTGCTGGACGCGCAGCGTTCGCTGTTCACGGCGCAGCAACTGGCGATCAATGCGCGCCTGCTGCAACTGCAGAACCAGGTCACGCTGTACAAGACGCTGGGTGGCGGCTGGGCCACACGCGACAAGGGCTGA
- a CDS encoding c-type cytochrome: protein MSADPHNQATEEAHTGPIKNPKQLLLAVFFSFIAPILIIVGLVAYVVSGTKPAGTAEGDNMALYGVSKEARDREVADRLKKVGTIEIRDANRPLAAGEAVFKAQCIACHGAPGIPGAPHFSDAAAWGPRIGQGYATLLEHALKGKGAMPAQGGGDFEDLEVGRAVVYMANAGGAKFPVPDRPAAAAPAEGASAAASAPAAAAAPAASAPAAN, encoded by the coding sequence ATGAGCGCAGACCCGCATAACCAGGCCACAGAAGAAGCCCACACCGGGCCGATCAAGAACCCGAAGCAACTGCTGCTGGCGGTATTTTTCTCCTTCATTGCCCCGATCCTGATCATCGTGGGTCTTGTGGCCTATGTGGTCTCGGGCACCAAGCCCGCGGGCACTGCGGAGGGCGACAACATGGCGCTCTACGGGGTGTCCAAGGAGGCACGCGACCGCGAAGTGGCCGACCGCCTCAAGAAGGTCGGCACCATCGAGATCCGCGACGCCAACCGTCCGCTTGCTGCAGGCGAGGCCGTCTTCAAGGCCCAGTGCATCGCCTGCCACGGCGCGCCCGGCATTCCCGGCGCACCTCACTTCAGCGATGCCGCGGCCTGGGGCCCTCGCATCGGCCAAGGCTACGCCACCCTCCTCGAACACGCCTTGAAGGGCAAGGGCGCCATGCCTGCTCAGGGCGGCGGCGACTTCGAAGACCTCGAAGTGGGCCGTGCCGTGGTCTACATGGCCAACGCCGGTGGCGCCAAGTTCCCGGTGCCGGACCGTCCGGCTGCCGCGGCACCCGCCGAAGGCGCTTCTGCTGCGGCCTCGGCCCCGGCCGCCGCTGCGGCACCTGCGGCCAGTGCACCTGCAGCCAACTGA
- a CDS encoding YybH family protein, whose protein sequence is MPKTPLRAAAAIGGTADDIEAAFYEALQRGDIDALMACWADEDEVFCVHPGGPRLVGAVAIRAAFEQMFGNGAIHAQPARVRKIESLASAVHNVLERIEVLTAEGPRHAFVLATNVYHKTAQGWRLVAHHASPGSAREPDDVNDPPQTLH, encoded by the coding sequence ATGCCCAAGACACCCCTGCGCGCCGCCGCGGCCATTGGCGGCACTGCCGATGACATTGAAGCCGCCTTCTACGAAGCGCTGCAACGCGGCGACATCGATGCGTTGATGGCCTGCTGGGCCGACGAGGACGAAGTGTTCTGCGTGCACCCCGGCGGCCCAAGGCTGGTGGGGGCCGTGGCGATCCGCGCGGCCTTCGAGCAGATGTTCGGCAACGGCGCGATCCACGCCCAGCCGGCGCGGGTGCGCAAGATCGAGTCGCTCGCCAGCGCGGTGCACAACGTGCTGGAGCGCATCGAAGTGCTCACGGCCGAAGGCCCGCGCCATGCCTTCGTGCTGGCCACCAACGTCTATCACAAGACTGCGCAGGGCTGGCGCCTGGTGGCGCATCACGCAAGCCCCGGCAGCGCGCGCGAGCCCGACGACGTGAACGATCCGCCCCAGACACTGCATTGA
- a CDS encoding DUF2946 family protein codes for MDDIVKQALAKWPNVPDCYGWLGLDARGNWYMRDDRTQAQGPFRVAKGSMLRHDKLIDFIHRNYEHDDEGQWFFQNGPQRVYVELEAAPLVWRVAEEGDGFTVTAHSGQVAEVSACLLDEEGRLYLVAPIGLGLVHTQDVGIAAEAIERGLWTPEAVQASELPGRFGHVLSPAEHHSDVAASSLSKQ; via the coding sequence ATGGATGACATCGTCAAACAAGCGCTTGCCAAATGGCCCAACGTGCCCGACTGCTACGGCTGGCTCGGCCTCGACGCGCGCGGCAACTGGTACATGCGCGACGACCGCACCCAGGCCCAGGGCCCGTTCCGCGTGGCCAAGGGCTCGATGCTGCGGCACGACAAGCTGATCGACTTCATCCACCGCAACTACGAGCACGACGACGAAGGGCAGTGGTTCTTCCAGAACGGGCCGCAGCGCGTCTATGTGGAGCTGGAGGCCGCGCCACTGGTATGGCGCGTGGCCGAGGAGGGCGATGGCTTCACGGTCACGGCCCATTCGGGCCAGGTGGCCGAGGTGTCTGCTTGCCTGCTCGACGAGGAAGGCCGGCTCTATCTGGTCGCGCCGATCGGTCTCGGGCTGGTTCACACACAGGACGTGGGCATTGCGGCCGAGGCCATCGAACGGGGGCTTTGGACGCCTGAGGCAGTGCAGGCCAGCGAGTTGCCGGGCCGCTTCGGGCATGTGCTGAGTCCGGCGGAACATCATTCCGACGTCGCTGCATCGTCGCTATCAAAACAATAG
- the rutB gene encoding pyrimidine utilization protein B, with protein sequence MTTPARNTTLTSTTPVGAPRLPGAPAPLVLPARPEPLALHATDSALIVVDMQNAYASIGGYVDSAGFDISGAQGTIANIARSIAAARAAGMLVVFLQNGWDAAYVEAGGPGSPNWHKSNALKTMRAKPELQGKFLAKGGWDYELIDQMKPQPGDIVVPKTRYSGFFNSTLDSTLRARGIRHLVFTGIATNVCVESTLRDAFHLEYFAVMLEDATHELGGPAIQKASVYNVETFFGWVSTVDQFCSTFAPRALPQSTAAEAAIA encoded by the coding sequence ATGACCACGCCCGCACGCAACACCACCCTCACCTCGACCACGCCAGTCGGCGCGCCGCGCCTGCCCGGTGCACCCGCACCGCTGGTGCTGCCCGCGCGCCCCGAACCGCTCGCACTGCACGCCACAGACTCCGCGCTCATCGTGGTCGACATGCAGAACGCCTATGCATCGATCGGCGGCTATGTCGACTCGGCCGGCTTCGACATCTCCGGCGCGCAAGGCACCATCGCGAACATCGCGCGCAGCATCGCGGCGGCGCGGGCGGCCGGCATGCTGGTCGTGTTCCTGCAGAACGGCTGGGACGCGGCCTATGTAGAAGCAGGCGGCCCCGGCTCGCCCAACTGGCACAAGTCGAACGCGCTCAAAACCATGCGCGCCAAGCCCGAGCTGCAGGGCAAGTTCCTCGCCAAGGGCGGCTGGGACTACGAACTCATCGACCAGATGAAGCCACAGCCCGGCGACATCGTCGTGCCCAAGACGCGCTACAGCGGCTTCTTCAACAGCACGCTCGACAGCACGCTGCGCGCACGCGGCATCCGCCACCTCGTGTTCACCGGCATTGCGACCAACGTGTGCGTCGAGTCGACGCTGCGCGATGCCTTCCACCTCGAATATTTCGCCGTGATGCTCGAAGACGCGACGCATGAACTGGGCGGCCCCGCGATCCAGAAGGCCTCGGTCTACAACGTCGAGACCTTCTTCGGATGGGTCTCCACGGTGGACCAGTTCTGCAGCACCTTCGCACCGCGAGCCCTTCCCCAATCCACAGCGGCCGAAGCGGCCATCGCCTGA